One genomic segment of Paenibacillus xylanexedens includes these proteins:
- a CDS encoding DEAD/DEAH box helicase, with product MTNQTFASIGVEQDLEAVLAKHGINEPSPVQAQTIPVILEGRDVVSKSQTGTGKTLAYLLPLLQSIKMDIKGTQKLIIAPTQELAMQIVREAQRYAEERKIGVLGLIGGAAAKRQIEKLREHPQLVVGTPGRLKELITLKKLKMHNVSTIVIDEADQVFQLGGVSDVNFVLKSALRDRQLIFLSATIDEHTAGLAKREMKEPVQIGIEPDRATAAGLEHYYFVEENRNKIDMLRRLVRQYNPDRAIVFVNATEDIGEVEAKMNHLGLSAAALYGDADKVTRSNVLSAFRNGKLQLLIASEVAARGLDIEGLPMVINYDPAFDSEHYVHRAGRTGRMGRSGIVLSIVDETQIFIMRKFARELGIELSERVLFGGKVLEADPRPDTRPEGHSFSRKPGQSRDRKPGQGNRNGGTRATISSSRPAGSKPTGNTGRTERDQDRKNKGAPKWSKDKTPRSEE from the coding sequence ATGACGAATCAAACATTTGCTTCAATTGGCGTGGAACAGGATCTGGAGGCCGTTTTGGCGAAACATGGCATTAACGAACCTTCACCTGTACAGGCTCAGACGATCCCGGTTATTTTGGAAGGCCGAGATGTCGTATCCAAATCCCAGACGGGAACAGGAAAAACGCTGGCATATCTGTTGCCACTGTTACAATCCATCAAAATGGATATCAAAGGCACGCAGAAACTCATTATTGCACCTACACAAGAGCTGGCGATGCAAATTGTACGTGAAGCGCAGCGTTATGCGGAAGAACGTAAGATCGGCGTATTGGGTCTAATTGGTGGCGCTGCGGCTAAACGTCAGATCGAGAAGCTGCGTGAGCATCCCCAATTGGTTGTGGGTACACCGGGACGACTGAAGGAATTGATTACACTCAAAAAACTGAAAATGCACAACGTCTCTACGATTGTTATCGATGAAGCAGACCAGGTGTTCCAACTTGGCGGCGTAAGTGACGTGAACTTTGTACTTAAGAGTGCATTGCGGGACCGTCAGCTGATCTTCCTGTCAGCAACCATTGATGAGCACACGGCTGGACTTGCAAAGCGTGAGATGAAAGAGCCTGTTCAGATCGGAATTGAACCGGATCGAGCTACGGCTGCGGGCCTTGAGCATTATTATTTTGTAGAAGAAAACCGCAACAAAATTGACATGCTACGTCGTCTGGTTAGACAGTACAATCCGGATCGGGCAATCGTATTTGTGAATGCAACCGAAGATATTGGTGAAGTTGAAGCAAAAATGAATCATCTGGGCTTGTCCGCTGCTGCGCTGTATGGAGATGCTGACAAAGTGACCCGTAGTAACGTATTGTCTGCCTTCCGTAATGGCAAACTTCAGTTGCTGATTGCCAGCGAAGTCGCTGCCAGAGGTTTGGATATCGAAGGATTGCCAATGGTCATTAACTATGACCCTGCCTTTGACTCGGAGCACTATGTTCACCGTGCAGGTCGTACAGGCCGGATGGGACGTTCGGGTATCGTTTTGTCCATTGTGGATGAAACACAGATCTTTATTATGCGTAAATTCGCACGCGAACTCGGAATCGAACTGTCAGAACGTGTACTCTTTGGCGGTAAAGTACTGGAGGCTGATCCGCGTCCGGACACGCGGCCTGAGGGACATTCGTTCTCCAGAAAACCAGGACAATCCAGAGATCGCAAACCAGGTCAGGGCAATCGTAATGGGGGAACCAGAGCTACAATCTCCAGTTCGCGTCCAGCAGGTAGCAAACCAACGGGTAATACAGGCCGTACGGAGCGCGACCAGGATCGTAAAAACAAAGGAGCACCCAAGTGGAGTAAAGACAAAACGCCACGCTCCGAAGAATAG
- a CDS encoding LysR family transcriptional regulator: protein MNISQLETLITISKTMSFRKAGELLNLTQPAVSAQIKSLEDEFSTVLVDRNQPVTLTDRGQVFLEHAERMLDIVDELKQKLSDLDETPQGRIVLGTTTSIAIQILPRVLSYFQDQFPLIKTSIQSLPSSQIYTQVENGLVDIGIGYLTERNPNLNTSVLYYDTFELVVSPSHPLAKKKHAAVDVLRSTPLILLSPDTVGRRFTETIFKKHNIEPNIVMELSSSEEVKRMVEIDLGAAVISKQSVAHELRQGTLRMIPLSELEVSHPVGVIYKSSRYLNSAMQQFISDLKGMPETQFISSE from the coding sequence ATGAACATAAGCCAACTGGAGACACTAATTACCATTTCCAAAACGATGAGCTTCCGCAAAGCGGGAGAACTTCTGAACCTGACCCAGCCTGCCGTCTCGGCCCAGATCAAAAGTCTGGAGGACGAATTCAGCACCGTTCTTGTGGATCGGAACCAACCTGTTACCCTGACAGATCGTGGGCAGGTATTCCTGGAGCACGCTGAACGGATGCTCGACATCGTTGATGAGTTAAAACAAAAATTGTCCGATCTTGATGAAACGCCTCAGGGACGTATCGTATTAGGCACAACAACTTCCATTGCTATTCAGATCTTGCCAAGGGTGTTATCCTATTTCCAAGATCAATTCCCGCTGATCAAAACCAGTATCCAATCCCTTCCGTCATCACAGATCTATACCCAGGTCGAAAATGGTCTGGTTGATATTGGTATCGGTTATCTCACTGAGCGTAATCCCAACCTGAATACATCTGTGCTGTACTATGACACATTTGAACTCGTGGTATCTCCTTCCCATCCGCTGGCGAAGAAAAAACATGCTGCAGTGGATGTGCTCCGCAGTACACCATTGATTCTGCTGTCCCCTGATACCGTAGGACGAAGGTTTACGGAAACCATCTTCAAGAAACATAATATTGAACCTAATATTGTAATGGAGTTGTCGAGCAGCGAAGAAGTGAAACGGATGGTCGAGATTGATCTCGGGGCAGCTGTCATCTCCAAACAATCTGTTGCGCATGAGCTGCGTCAAGGTACATTGCGAATGATACCCTTAAGTGAGCTGGAGGTCAGTCACCCTGTAGGTGTTATCTATAAGTCCAGTCGGTACCTTAACTCAGCGATGCAGCAATTCATAAGTGACCTCAAAGGTATGCCGGAAACCCAATTCATCAGTTCAGAATGA
- a CDS encoding metallophosphoesterase — translation MAETPRQGSNNSPSQRSHKASGAEESVFPGEEKDHDPSRRSFLLRMVLMTAGASLLTGGYAWLWEPRRLEIKQVELKLPKFPKAFDGLRVVQFSDAHLGFHTGVKELKKLAATIEEQRPDLICFTGDIVEREAEPMRECIPVLASMQAKYGKFAVLGNHDYRGGQQNEVTTMFREAGFTLLRNEHVVIEQGGERLAIAGLDDALTGRPDPAQAIKGLDHDVWKLLLMHEPDYADIATPYGFGLQLSGHSHGGQVRFPWIGALTTPRGSHKYVQGLYYTDVQGVYYTTQTQMPVYVNRGFGMTQLPIRFLCRPELTIFELKGSTT, via the coding sequence ATGGCAGAGACACCGCGTCAGGGCAGCAACAACTCGCCGTCCCAGCGCTCGCACAAAGCATCAGGTGCAGAAGAGTCTGTGTTTCCTGGGGAAGAAAAGGATCATGATCCCTCTCGCCGAAGTTTCTTATTGCGCATGGTTTTGATGACGGCGGGTGCCAGTTTGCTTACAGGAGGTTATGCCTGGTTATGGGAACCGCGTCGTCTGGAGATTAAGCAAGTGGAGTTGAAACTTCCGAAGTTTCCAAAGGCATTTGACGGTTTGCGTGTCGTTCAGTTCAGCGATGCCCATCTTGGTTTTCATACCGGGGTGAAAGAGCTGAAGAAGCTGGCAGCAACGATTGAGGAGCAGCGACCGGACTTGATTTGTTTTACCGGAGACATAGTTGAGAGGGAAGCAGAGCCGATGCGTGAATGTATTCCGGTACTCGCCTCCATGCAAGCGAAGTATGGCAAATTTGCTGTTTTGGGGAATCATGATTATCGGGGCGGACAGCAGAATGAAGTGACAACCATGTTCCGTGAAGCTGGATTCACTTTGTTACGGAACGAACATGTGGTGATTGAACAAGGGGGCGAACGTCTGGCCATAGCTGGTCTGGATGACGCACTTACGGGCAGGCCTGATCCTGCCCAAGCCATTAAGGGATTGGATCATGATGTGTGGAAATTGTTACTTATGCATGAACCGGATTATGCCGACATTGCCACTCCCTATGGTTTCGGATTACAACTTTCCGGTCATAGCCATGGTGGACAGGTACGTTTTCCCTGGATCGGGGCACTGACAACTCCGCGAGGTTCACACAAGTATGTTCAAGGATTGTATTACACGGATGTCCAGGGGGTATATTACACCACCCAGACACAGATGCCTGTGTATGTGAATCGTGGTTTTGGCATGACTCAACTGCCCATTCGTTTTCTGTGCAGACCAGAATTAACGATTTTTGAGCTTAAAGGATCAACCACATAA
- a CDS encoding SDR family NAD(P)-dependent oxidoreductase: MLKDQVVFITGASSGIGALCAQMLIEEGAIPILAARSRDKLEEIGASLKGPHEILTLDVTDSEQVQAAVDAILHKYGRIDILLNNAGYGKFAAMTEMSVQEFDEMMDVNYMGIVRCTKAVLPQMLERGKGQIVNVASMAGKIGTAKSASYTATKHAVLGFSNALRQELRKTGVLVTTINPGPIDTPFFHRADPSGNYVNNVRWMMLKPEDVAGHMIRAMKKRKEEVNLPRLASACIWLYQLFPRLADRLSHGVMNQK, translated from the coding sequence ATGCTGAAAGATCAGGTAGTGTTTATCACAGGTGCATCGAGTGGTATCGGTGCGCTGTGTGCGCAGATGCTGATAGAAGAAGGAGCCATCCCAATTCTGGCTGCCCGTTCACGGGACAAGCTGGAAGAGATTGGTGCCTCGCTGAAAGGGCCGCATGAAATACTCACACTTGATGTTACGGATAGTGAGCAGGTTCAGGCAGCTGTGGATGCGATATTGCATAAATACGGACGAATCGACATTTTGCTGAACAATGCAGGTTACGGGAAATTCGCAGCGATGACAGAGATGTCTGTACAGGAATTCGATGAGATGATGGACGTTAATTACATGGGCATTGTCCGCTGTACCAAAGCAGTGCTTCCACAAATGCTGGAACGTGGCAAAGGTCAGATTGTGAACGTGGCCTCCATGGCTGGCAAAATCGGTACAGCCAAATCTGCTTCCTATACAGCTACGAAACATGCTGTACTCGGATTTAGTAATGCGCTGCGTCAAGAGCTTCGCAAGACTGGCGTCCTGGTGACAACGATTAATCCGGGTCCGATTGATACACCATTTTTCCATCGGGCTGACCCTTCTGGCAATTATGTGAATAATGTACGCTGGATGATGTTGAAACCGGAAGACGTTGCGGGTCATATGATTCGGGCGATGAAAAAGCGCAAGGAAGAAGTGAATCTGCCGAGACTTGCTTCTGCTTGCATATGGTTATACCAGCTATTTCCTCGTCTTGCAGATCGATTGTCGCACGGTGTAATGAATCAGAAGTAA
- a CDS encoding aminotransferase class I/II-fold pyridoxal phosphate-dependent enzyme: protein MNPLAEQLNESIQTGSSHVYSMLSQLGKEIYFPKEGILSQSAEAASLAKTHNATIGIALEGGVPMHLQVIQEKLSAFQPKDLYPYAPPAGKPELRTVWRDKMLKETPSLEGKTFGNPIVTNALTHGLSIVADLFADEGDAVIYPDKNWENYELTFGIRRHGQLVHYPLFDDQLNFNSEGLLQALLDQKDKGKAIVLLNFPNNPTGYTPGAEEADAIVNTILQAAEAGVNVVAVTDDAYFGLFFEDSIHESLFGKLANIHPRVLTVKVDGATKEEFVWGFRVGFITYAHEDAAVLHALEQKTLGIIRATISSGPHPSQTFVLDALKAPEFEAQKQEKFEIMKGRANKVKAILDSGKYGDAWDYYPFNSGYFMCLKLKEVGAEELRSHLLHKYGVGTIALGESDLRIAFSCIEESGLEDLYETIYRGVQDLQTT from the coding sequence ATGAATCCACTGGCTGAACAGTTGAACGAAAGTATTCAGACAGGCAGCAGTCACGTCTACTCCATGCTGTCACAGCTTGGCAAAGAAATTTATTTTCCTAAAGAGGGGATCTTGAGTCAATCTGCTGAAGCAGCAAGCTTGGCCAAGACCCATAATGCCACGATTGGTATCGCCCTGGAGGGTGGTGTGCCGATGCATCTTCAGGTTATTCAGGAGAAGCTATCTGCATTCCAGCCAAAGGATCTGTATCCTTACGCTCCACCTGCAGGTAAACCTGAATTGCGGACCGTCTGGAGAGACAAGATGCTGAAGGAAACGCCTTCTCTGGAAGGCAAAACGTTTGGCAATCCGATTGTAACCAATGCTTTAACCCATGGACTAAGTATCGTAGCCGACCTGTTCGCCGATGAAGGGGACGCTGTCATATATCCGGATAAAAACTGGGAAAATTACGAGCTGACCTTCGGAATTCGTCGTCATGGCCAGTTGGTTCATTATCCCCTGTTTGATGATCAGTTGAACTTCAACAGTGAGGGTCTGCTTCAGGCTTTACTTGATCAAAAGGACAAAGGTAAAGCGATCGTTCTGCTCAACTTCCCGAATAATCCAACAGGTTATACGCCTGGAGCCGAAGAAGCAGATGCAATTGTGAACACGATTCTTCAGGCAGCTGAAGCCGGCGTTAACGTAGTTGCTGTAACAGACGATGCTTACTTTGGACTGTTCTTCGAAGATTCCATTCATGAATCCCTGTTTGGCAAACTTGCCAACATTCATCCACGTGTGTTGACCGTAAAAGTGGATGGTGCAACCAAGGAGGAGTTCGTATGGGGCTTCCGCGTTGGATTCATTACGTATGCCCATGAAGATGCAGCCGTTCTGCATGCATTGGAACAAAAAACTCTCGGTATTATCCGGGCAACGATCTCCAGTGGCCCGCATCCTTCCCAGACTTTTGTACTGGATGCGCTCAAAGCACCGGAGTTTGAAGCACAGAAACAGGAGAAGTTCGAGATTATGAAAGGCCGCGCCAATAAGGTAAAAGCCATTCTCGATAGCGGCAAGTATGGAGATGCATGGGACTATTATCCGTTCAACTCTGGTTACTTCATGTGCCTGAAGCTAAAAGAAGTTGGCGCTGAAGAACTTCGAAGCCATTTGCTGCACAAATATGGTGTGGGTACAATCGCGCTGGGTGAATCGGATCTGCGAATCGCCTTCTCCTGTATTGAAGAATCCGGATTGGAAGATCTGTATGAAACCATCTATCGTGGAGTTCAGGATCTGCAGACGACTTAG
- a CDS encoding chemotaxis protein CheX: MKAEVINPFLESARNVFEQLIQVSPSTGSLGVKNVEYIADHVWIVIGMTGQLSGNIVFGINEKVALKIVSAMMGGFVITEMDEMSKSAISELGNMISGNASTILSNQGVVVDITPPQVMKSEHLTTFSATKALSIPLLMDGIGEMDIQVMIS, from the coding sequence GTGAAAGCGGAAGTGATTAATCCTTTCCTGGAATCGGCACGGAACGTATTCGAACAGCTCATCCAGGTTTCGCCTTCCACCGGGAGTCTTGGCGTGAAAAATGTAGAGTACATTGCAGACCATGTCTGGATCGTAATCGGAATGACCGGACAACTTAGCGGAAACATTGTATTTGGAATTAATGAAAAAGTTGCATTGAAAATTGTATCTGCGATGATGGGCGGTTTTGTCATTACAGAAATGGATGAAATGAGCAAAAGTGCGATTTCCGAACTGGGGAATATGATCAGTGGTAATGCCAGCACCATCCTGTCAAACCAGGGTGTTGTGGTCGATATTACACCTCCACAAGTGATGAAGTCCGAACATTTGACTACATTTAGTGCAACGAAAGCACTGAGCATTCCTTTGCTGATGGACGGCATTGGTGAGATGGATATTCAGGTCATGATCTCGTAG
- a CDS encoding pyridoxamine 5'-phosphate oxidase family protein, with product MRRKEFTVDEEQEITTFLDQCSFGFLGTVSPDGQPRVTPLNFVYMDGCFYFHGSLAGEKMKQIKQDSSVSFTVAEEFSLIPSYFSDPELACPATSFFKSVMAFGQAEPVKDLDIKGKVLQRFMEKLQPQGGYVPIDATDSRYTGNLKAVAVVRISPERISAKFKFGQNLSSERFDHISGELEQRNEGRDAETAEMMRKYCPFHQQ from the coding sequence ATGAGACGGAAAGAATTCACAGTAGACGAAGAACAGGAAATTACCACATTTCTGGATCAGTGCTCCTTCGGGTTTCTGGGCACGGTCAGCCCGGACGGACAACCACGGGTTACACCGCTGAATTTCGTATATATGGACGGTTGCTTTTATTTCCACGGCAGTCTGGCTGGCGAGAAGATGAAACAGATCAAACAGGATTCGTCGGTCAGTTTCACAGTAGCTGAAGAGTTCTCCCTGATTCCATCCTACTTCAGTGATCCTGAGCTTGCTTGTCCAGCGACTTCTTTCTTCAAAAGTGTTATGGCCTTTGGTCAGGCTGAACCGGTTAAAGATCTGGACATCAAAGGTAAGGTACTGCAACGATTCATGGAGAAACTCCAGCCGCAAGGCGGATATGTACCCATTGACGCTACTGACTCGCGTTACACAGGAAACCTCAAAGCTGTAGCCGTAGTCCGAATTAGTCCTGAACGTATCAGCGCCAAATTTAAATTTGGACAAAACCTCTCGAGTGAACGATTCGATCATATCAGTGGTGAACTGGAACAGCGCAATGAAGGAAGAGATGCCGAAACTGCTGAAATGATGCGGAAATACTGTCCATTTCATCAGCAATAA
- a CDS encoding metallophosphoesterase family protein: MERIAIISDIHGNMTAWEAVLKDIRSRGVERIFCLGDLVGKGPEPVKVVDQVRATCELVIRGNWDELVAVNQDNENFTWQAERLGEERLAYLAGLPFSHQFQLSGRTIRLVHASPQSVYHRVQPWDAMEKRLAMFDPPADEPEQGVADVVGYGDVHNAYLQYMNGKLLFNAGSVGNPLDLPQASYCILEGEDSNDNNTPFNVQFVRVPYDIEREVQVAQSANVPALDFYIREIRTGIYRGLQE, encoded by the coding sequence ATGGAACGAATTGCGATTATATCCGACATTCATGGCAACATGACTGCCTGGGAAGCAGTGTTAAAAGATATCCGAAGTCGTGGCGTGGAGCGAATCTTTTGTCTTGGTGACCTCGTGGGCAAGGGGCCAGAACCGGTCAAGGTTGTGGATCAGGTGAGAGCGACGTGCGAACTTGTTATCCGTGGCAATTGGGATGAACTGGTTGCGGTTAACCAAGACAACGAGAACTTTACGTGGCAAGCAGAGCGGCTGGGTGAGGAACGATTGGCGTACTTGGCGGGCCTGCCCTTCAGCCATCAATTTCAACTGAGCGGTCGCACCATCCGTCTGGTCCATGCTTCACCTCAAAGTGTATACCATCGTGTACAGCCGTGGGACGCGATGGAAAAGAGGTTGGCAATGTTTGATCCTCCGGCTGATGAGCCTGAGCAAGGTGTTGCAGATGTTGTAGGTTATGGGGATGTGCATAACGCATACTTGCAGTATATGAACGGTAAGTTACTGTTTAATGCAGGGAGTGTTGGTAATCCACTCGATCTTCCCCAAGCTTCCTACTGTATTCTGGAGGGTGAAGACAGCAACGATAACAATACCCCGTTCAATGTTCAATTCGTGCGGGTGCCTTATGATATTGAGCGAGAAGTACAGGTTGCACAGTCGGCGAATGTTCCTGCATTGGATTTCTATATTCGTGAGATTCGTACGGGTATCTATCGCGGGCTGCAGGAGTAG
- a CDS encoding GNAT family N-acetyltransferase, translated as MLTRKMLVQGLPALWTERLVLRSLRQSDYSTLSELFSDPQVIRYVNRGSQPTPIRARRLLNQIRSSSAKLDSLHYGICWRGKEQVIGITSFQHWNDQNGTAQIGYILNRSCWGRGVATEAVQRLLQFGFDDLHLGRVEARCYEANVSSQRVLSKIGMSYERSLPSFGLNDEDDEGSESLMDVKVYSMYREQYVRPLQEKDLQTLVSDKPQ; from the coding sequence ATGCTTACCCGAAAAATGCTGGTTCAAGGTCTGCCGGCTTTGTGGACAGAGCGGCTTGTCCTGCGATCATTACGTCAAAGTGATTACAGCACATTATCGGAACTCTTTTCCGATCCTCAAGTCATAAGATATGTGAATAGGGGAAGCCAGCCCACGCCAATCCGAGCGAGACGGTTATTGAACCAGATACGGAGCAGCAGCGCCAAGCTGGATTCGTTACATTATGGGATCTGCTGGAGAGGCAAAGAACAGGTGATTGGGATCACCTCATTCCAGCACTGGAATGATCAGAATGGTACCGCACAGATTGGTTATATCCTGAACAGGTCCTGTTGGGGCAGGGGTGTGGCTACCGAGGCGGTACAGCGGCTGCTGCAGTTTGGATTTGACGATCTTCATCTGGGGAGGGTGGAAGCACGTTGTTATGAGGCCAATGTATCTTCACAACGGGTGCTAAGCAAAATAGGGATGTCCTATGAGCGGAGTCTTCCCTCGTTCGGACTAAATGATGAGGATGACGAGGGATCAGAATCCCTGATGGATGTTAAAGTGTACAGTATGTACCGGGAACAATACGTCAGACCGCTTCAGGAAAAAGACCTGCAAACCCTGGTATCTGACAAGCCGCAATGA
- a CDS encoding histidinol-phosphatase produces the protein MKFDLHTHHFRCGHADGNIRDYIEAGIKVGLQAIGISDHTPYFGSELEQAFPRIAMGKSELQHYVEEVLALKEEYAGKIDVLLGIESDYFPAYAELYRTTLGQYPFDYIIGSVHHTEDVSIFNKTRWNGLSNARKVEVKESYYSLIRESARSGMFQILGHIDAMKGNYPPFSEIIADQAIDETLQVIAESNVAIEINTSGKTKLSGGWYPSDAILERAHHYGVKVTFGSDAHKPQRVADELDDVRTRLKEIGFTDWVYFKQKQMQVVPL, from the coding sequence ATGAAATTCGATCTTCACACACATCATTTTCGTTGTGGTCACGCAGACGGCAACATCCGCGATTATATAGAGGCAGGTATTAAGGTAGGACTTCAGGCCATCGGAATCTCGGATCATACGCCATACTTTGGCAGTGAGCTTGAGCAGGCATTTCCCCGGATCGCAATGGGTAAGTCTGAATTGCAGCATTATGTGGAAGAAGTCCTTGCTTTGAAAGAAGAGTACGCTGGTAAAATCGATGTACTGCTCGGCATTGAATCCGACTACTTCCCTGCTTATGCAGAATTGTACCGTACCACACTGGGACAGTATCCTTTTGACTATATTATTGGTTCAGTTCATCATACCGAGGATGTGAGTATCTTCAACAAAACCCGTTGGAATGGTCTAAGCAATGCTCGCAAAGTTGAAGTGAAAGAAAGCTATTATTCATTAATTCGGGAATCGGCTCGCAGCGGTATGTTCCAGATTCTTGGACATATTGATGCGATGAAAGGAAACTATCCACCTTTCTCCGAAATTATCGCTGATCAGGCCATTGATGAAACGTTGCAGGTCATTGCAGAATCCAACGTAGCGATCGAAATTAACACATCTGGCAAAACCAAACTCAGCGGTGGCTGGTATCCCTCGGATGCCATTCTGGAACGCGCCCATCATTATGGAGTGAAGGTGACATTTGGATCGGACGCGCATAAACCACAGCGGGTGGCAGACGAGCTGGATGACGTTCGTACACGTCTCAAGGAGATCGGATTCACCGACTGGGTGTACTTCAAGCAGAAACAGATGCAGGTTGTGCCACTGTAA
- a CDS encoding ABC transporter ATP-binding protein: MENVQSPVLQISGLSGGYSAKRPVLHGIDLEVGRGEMVGLIGLNGAGKSTTMKHILGLMTPQQGEVRVMGKKRDEDAQIYQSAMAFVPESPELYDEMTVMEHLEFTARAYNVSEADFKQRTEKLLELFRMNEKSTSLSTHLSKGMRQKVMIMCAFVAGPPLYIIDEPFLGLDPLGIRSLLDFMLEMKASGSSILLSSHILSTIENYCDRFIVLHRGQVIAQGTLNELRSQFGESDATLEHMFYSLVQGRD; the protein is encoded by the coding sequence ATGGAAAACGTTCAATCGCCTGTTCTGCAAATCAGCGGGTTAAGCGGAGGTTATAGTGCCAAAAGGCCAGTCCTTCACGGCATCGATCTGGAAGTTGGACGTGGAGAGATGGTCGGACTAATCGGCTTAAACGGTGCTGGCAAAAGTACAACCATGAAACATATCCTCGGCTTGATGACCCCTCAACAGGGCGAAGTACGAGTGATGGGCAAAAAGCGGGACGAGGATGCGCAGATCTACCAATCGGCTATGGCCTTTGTACCGGAATCACCCGAACTGTATGATGAGATGACGGTGATGGAGCATCTGGAATTTACGGCAAGAGCGTACAATGTGTCGGAGGCTGACTTCAAACAACGTACGGAGAAACTGCTGGAACTGTTCCGTATGAATGAGAAAAGTACAAGTTTGTCGACTCACCTGTCCAAGGGGATGCGGCAAAAAGTTATGATCATGTGTGCTTTTGTGGCAGGACCACCACTGTATATCATTGATGAGCCTTTCCTGGGACTGGACCCGCTGGGTATTCGCTCTTTGCTTGATTTTATGCTGGAGATGAAAGCTTCGGGATCATCCATCCTGCTCAGTTCACACATTCTGTCCACGATTGAAAATTACTGTGACCGTTTTATCGTTCTGCACCGTGGGCAGGTTATTGCTCAAGGGACGCTGAATGAACTGCGCTCCCAATTCGGGGAATCGGATGCCACGCTGGAGCACATGTTCTATTCCCTCGTACAAGGCAGGGATTGA
- a CDS encoding ABC transporter permease: MDLKLLWKQRRTGFWNGILPYLGYVIQSGVAMVFLFLVIAFSAWYTSFVQNIPAEFPIRWVALLLLAPLVLFSSYRTYLLPADIVFLRPQEYRMQEYLKNSFARGIIYKTLGLLLVFVTLWPLYVRADLDARPFGWFIVFLLLWKGLSSYGAWQELRMVQVGAARGYRLLRWALAVLAVGAWLWQPPQRSVWFLLLLAVVYIVALRIPVKHRVAWERLIQVEQGQAGRVMRTLGWFVDVPSSGQKVSSRRWLSKWGSGLPWNAGKAYRYLITKTFIRTEVFSIVLRLIVLGMLLSWWTAGSYFGVGVYLFFLLLAGVQLGALRRSHSESFWIMIYPISGESRRSQVLGFIFHLHALAALLMWLPMLAAGASGLTVTGVALILGILVIVIMRRSQGNKWLKEEEDE, translated from the coding sequence ATGGATCTCAAGCTGCTATGGAAGCAAAGACGCACAGGATTCTGGAACGGAATTCTTCCTTATCTGGGTTATGTGATCCAGAGCGGTGTAGCTATGGTCTTTTTATTTCTCGTCATTGCGTTCTCCGCCTGGTATACATCGTTTGTCCAGAACATTCCGGCAGAATTTCCGATTCGCTGGGTTGCATTACTGCTGCTGGCACCGCTAGTGCTGTTTAGCAGTTATCGTACATATCTGCTTCCGGCAGATATTGTGTTCCTGCGACCACAGGAATACCGGATGCAGGAATATTTGAAGAACAGCTTTGCCCGGGGCATCATCTATAAAACTCTGGGATTGCTGCTTGTATTTGTTACACTGTGGCCGCTCTATGTCAGAGCAGATCTGGATGCACGGCCATTTGGCTGGTTCATCGTATTCCTGTTGCTGTGGAAAGGGTTGTCCAGTTATGGAGCGTGGCAAGAGCTAAGAATGGTTCAGGTCGGGGCAGCAAGAGGATACCGTCTCTTGCGATGGGCACTGGCTGTGCTGGCGGTTGGCGCCTGGTTATGGCAACCACCGCAGCGGAGCGTATGGTTCCTGCTGCTGCTGGCTGTTGTCTACATCGTCGCCTTGCGTATACCGGTGAAACATCGGGTAGCGTGGGAACGACTGATCCAGGTAGAGCAGGGTCAGGCTGGCAGGGTTATGCGGACGCTTGGCTGGTTTGTGGATGTGCCTTCATCTGGGCAGAAAGTAAGTTCGCGTCGCTGGCTTAGCAAATGGGGGAGCGGTCTTCCCTGGAATGCAGGGAAAGCTTACCGTTACTTGATAACCAAAACGTTTATTCGAACCGAAGTGTTCTCAATCGTGTTACGCTTAATTGTACTGGGCATGTTGCTATCCTGGTGGACAGCAGGCAGCTACTTTGGTGTCGGGGTGTATCTGTTCTTCCTGTTGCTTGCAGGTGTTCAGTTAGGTGCGCTGCGTCGCAGTCATAGTGAATCGTTCTGGATTATGATCTATCCAATCTCGGGTGAGAGTCGTCGTTCTCAGGTGTTGGGATTCATATTCCATCTGCACGCACTGGCTGCATTGCTTATGTGGTTGCCTATGCTGGCTGCCGGAGCAAGTGGACTGACTGTCACCGGAGTAGCACTTATTTTGGGTATACTGGTGATTGTGATCATGCGGCGTTCGCAAGGTAACAAGTGGTTGAAGGAAGAAGAGGACGAGTAA